The Meiothermus sp. genome segment AGCCCCCAACGCCCAGGGCCAGGCTGGTGAATTCCAGCCACGCCAGAGTATCCAGCCCAGTATTCCCAGCAGCAGTAGCAGCCGCAGCCAGCCTCCAGTGGCGGCGGTCTCGAGGTAGTAGTTGTGGGCGCTGCTGAAGAGTACCCCCGGGTATTGCTGATAGGCTGCCAGAACATCCCGAAAACTGCCATTGCCGGTGCCCAGGGGCTCCTGCAGAGCAATGTTCAGGGTTTGTTGCCACATCTGAAGTCGGCTGCCGAAGCTGCCCTCGGTGGTGGCATCGCTAAGCTGTTGTTCTATAGATGCACGGGTGCCCAGGGCAGTTTGAATGGGGTGAAATGGGAGAGCAGTATCTATAGCAAATATAACCAGGCCCACAGTGCCCAGCCCTGCCAAAATACGTGGAGCGCTAATTTGCTCTCGCCATAGCCGGTATAGAAGTAGAACAAGAATGAGTAAGAGGGGCAGATAGACGGCTCGAGACCCCGACATCAGGGCCAGGTACAGGGCGCCCGTTAGCAGGAGGCCACCCAGAAGGGGCCATCTCGAGCGAAACATCCACACCATAGCCAGTGGAACGAGTACCAGGGCCTGGGCTCCGGCCACATAGTGCGCCGAGCCTGAAAAGTACATCACCAGTCC includes the following:
- a CDS encoding O-antigen ligase family protein, whose product is MGLVTVFWSYTPSNTLLVGLWELAYLAAFTAGGHLIGFVGLNVFLLGYGLLTTLALAWSGLVMYFSGSAHYVAGAQALVLVPLAMVWMFRSRWPLLGGLLLTGALYLALMSGSRAVYLPLLLILVLLLYRLWREQISAPRILAGLGTVGLVIFAIDTALPFHPIQTALGTRASIEQQLSDATTEGSFGSRLQMWQQTLNIALQEPLGTGNGSFRDVLAAYQQYPGVLFSSAHNYYLETAATGGWLRLLLLLGILGWILWRGWNSPAWPWALGAAGLWATLAFDITGMYPAVMMLAFASLGAVYGQIQRPGEQTA